One Setaria viridis chromosome 5, Setaria_viridis_v4.0, whole genome shotgun sequence genomic region harbors:
- the LOC117855090 gene encoding putative UDP-rhamnose:rhamnosyltransferase 1 produces the protein MGDADGGSMHVVMLPWLAFGHILPFTELAKRIARQGHRVTLLSTPRNTRRLIRIPPDLASLVRVVDVHLPHVERLPEGAEASIDLPSDALRPYLRVAYDTAFSHKLSDILREPGSERPDWVLIDYAPYWAPAAAARHGVPCAFLSLFGAAALSFFGPPEALMGRGRHAKTNLEDLTVVPDYVPFPTTVAYRAFEAREIFEPGLVPDDSGVSEGYRFAMAIQGSQLVGIRSSAGFEPEWLRVLGELYQKPVIPVGLFPPPPTQDVAGHEATLQWLDRQAPRSVVYAAFGSEAKLASAQLQTIALGLEASGLPFLWAFRPPADAGTGEGTAGLPEGFEERVDGRGLVCRAWVPQARLLAHESVGGFLTHAGWNSITEGLARGVRLVLLPLMFDQGLNSRLLVEKKIGVEVERDEDDGSFMPKDIAAALRRVMVEDEGKEFGTKVKELSEVFGNDEVNDQCVRDFFRRLLEYSKQ, from the coding sequence ATGGGGGACGCCGACGGCGGCAGCATGCACGTCGTGATGCTGCCATGGCTGGCCTTCGGCCACATCCTCCCCTTCACGGAGCTCGCCAAGCGCATCGCGCGGCAGGGCCACCGCGTCACGCTCCTCTCGACGCCAAGAAACACGCGGCGGCTCATCCGCATCCCTCCGGACCTCGCCAGCCTCGTCCGCGTAGTCGACGTCCACCTGCCGCACGTGGAGCGCCTCCCGGAGGGCGCCGAGGCGAGCATCGACCTCCCGTCCGACGCCCTCCGCCCGTACCTGCGCGTGGCATACGACACCGCCTTCTCCCACAAGCTCTCGGACATCCTGCGGGAGCCGGGGTCTGAGAGGCCGGACTGGGTCCTCATCGACTACGCCCCGTactgggcgccggcggccgcggcgaggcacGGCGTGCCGTGCGCGTTCCTGAGCCTGTTCGGCGCCGCGGCGCTCAGTTTCTTCGGCCCGCCGGAGGCGCTCAtggggcgtgggaggcacgctAAGACGAACCTGGAGGACCTCACCGTGGTGCCCGACTACGTGCCGTTCCCGACCACCGTCGCGTACCGCGCCTTCGAGGCGCGCGAGATATTCGAGCCGGGCTTGGTCCCCGACGACTCCGGCGTGTCGGAGGGCTACCGGTTCGCCATGGCTATCCAGGGGAGCCAGCTCGTGGGCATCAGGAGCAGCGCGGGGTTCGAGCCGGAGTGGCTGCGGGTGCTCGGCGAGCTCTACCAGAAGCCGGTGATCCCGGTCGGGCTATTCCCTCCGCCACCAACGCAAGACGTCGCCGGCCACGAGGCGACGTTGCAGTGGCTGGACAGACAGGCGCCGCGCTCCGTTGTGTACGCGGCATTCGGCAGCGAGGCCAAGCTGGCAAGCGCGCAGCTCCAAACAATCGCGCTCGGCTTGGAGGCTTCCGGCCTGCCGTTCCTCTGGGCGTTCAGGCCGCCGGCCGACGCCGGAACCGGAGAAGGCACGGCTGGGTTGCCGGAAGGCTTCGAGGAGCGGGTCGATGGCCGGGGACTCGTCTGCCGCGCCTGGGTGCCGCAGGCTAGGTTGCTAGCCCATGAATCGGTCGGTGGGTTCCTGACCCACGCCGGCTGGAACTCCATCACCGAAGGCCTCGCGCGTGGCGTCAGGCTGGTGTTGCTGCCATTGATGTTTGATCAGGGCCTCAACTCCAGGCTTCTGGTGGAGAAGAAGATCGGCGTTGAGGTCGAgcgcgacgaggacgacggctcGTTTATGCCCAAGGATATCGCAGCTGCTCTAAGAAGGGTCATGGTGGAGGACGAAGGCAAGGAGTTCGGGACGAAGGTTAAGGAGCTCTCCGAGGTGTTTGGAAATGACGAGGTGAATGATCAGTGCGTGCGAGATTTTTTCAGGCGACTGTTGGAATACAGCAAGCAGTAA